The Neofelis nebulosa isolate mNeoNeb1 chromosome 16, mNeoNeb1.pri, whole genome shotgun sequence genome includes a window with the following:
- the LOC131497537 gene encoding LOW QUALITY PROTEIN: angiotensin-converting enzyme-like protein Ace3 (The sequence of the model RefSeq protein was modified relative to this genomic sequence to represent the inferred CDS: inserted 1 base in 1 codon; substituted 1 base at 1 genomic stop codon), with translation MELDHDWPIVSTSSAVLLVMGTRWTCHGPSLFVFFCYGQLLPWLRTEGDQNLDKFCNETVAKMFLQFYEHTTQVVWNQFMEATWNYVTNITKKNREEMLHKDSERSQNMPYFGTWAHLFKISRFQDPAMKRMLSKLQNIDKAALPQDELREYNMLLAYMETTYSMAQVCLNEGPCLPLEPDLKEVMATSRDEKELLWAWQRWRDAVGHQLCITFERYVQLSNRTAKLNGYKDMGVLWRSXESDTLEHDLKQLYRELQPLYLNLHTYMCRALHRHYGSELINPRGPIPAHLLRNMWAQFWVNILDLVLPFPKKPLEDITKIMKSQHWKPSKMFEGAEKFFTSLGLLSTPPNFWKTSMMERPTDGREVECHASAWDFYNGKDVRVKKCTEVTIEDLLSIFHQMGHIQYFLQYKNLSVIFRAGANPAFEEAVGSMVTLSASSHKYLLNRGLLSHQYQDSEEEVNFLMGIALEKIAFIPFAYLMDLFRXKVFDGTIRKDVYNQEWWNLRLKYQGLCPPIPQTEDYFDPGAKFHISASMLYIRYFISLVLQFQFHDALASGHVGPLHRCDSCNSKIAEKLLEDVLKLGSSKPWPEVLQKITGQAKVSAKALMTYFKPLLNWLVTENVRQGEILGWPDFSCTFEEKDTDKVTFLSLELDADQAKFGQWVLLALSFVMFLVALLLACRLYSLEKRSLSQNTKAQNTGSQDSSALKTQPKAYFLGIAIEPCLVAKRQWILLGLCLILTLCSISLIIQILTQHNRKPLWMRAEWWSWD, from the exons ATGGAGCTGGACCATGATTGGCCCATAGTCTCAACCAGCTCTGCTGTTCTCTTGGTCATGGGCACAAGATGGACTTGTCATGGACCTTCCCTATTTGTGTTCTTCTGTTATGGGCAGCTCTTGCCATGGCTCAGGACCGAGGGTGATCAGAACTTAG ACAAGTTCTGCAATGAGACCGTGGCAAAGATGTTCCTGCAGTTTTATGAGCATACCACCCAGGTTGTATGGAACCAGTTCATGGAGGCCACCTGGAACTATGTCACCAACATCACCAAGAAAAACCGGGAGGAGATG CTGCACAAAGACTCAGAGAGGTCCCAGAACATGCCGTACTTTGGCACTTGGGCCCACCTGTTTAAGATCTCCAGGTTCCAGGACCCGGCCATGAAGCGCATGCTGAGTAAGCTGCAGAACATAGACAAGGCGGCCCTGCCCCAGGACGAGCTCCGGGAG TACAACATGCTTCTGGCCTACATGGAGACGACATACAGCATGGCCCAGGTGTGCCTGAATGAGGGACCCTGCCTACCCCTGGAGCCTG ACCTTAAAGAAGTCATGGCCACCTCCCGGGACGAGAAGGAGCTGCTGTGGGCCTGGCAGCGCTGGCGGGATGCTGTGGGTCATCAGCTCTGCATCACCTTCGAGCGCTATGTGCAGCTCAGCAACAGGACTGCAAAGCTCAACG GTTACAAAGACATGGGGGTCTTGTGGCGGT AAGAGTCTGACACCCTGGAACACGACCTGAAGCAGCTTTACCGGGAGCTGCAGCCACTCTACCTAAACCTGCACACATACATGTGCCGGGCCCTGCACCGCCACTACGGGTCAGAGCTTATCAACCCGCGGGGACccatccctgcccacctcctga ggAACATGTGGGCTCAGTTCTGGGTCAACATCTTAGACCTGGTCCTGCCCTTCCCAAAGAAGCCTCTTGAGGACATCACAAAAATCATGAAAAGCCAG CACTGGAAGCCCTCAAAAATGTTCGAAGGGGCTGAAAAATTCTTCACCTCCCTGGGGCTGCTTTCCACCCCTCCCAACTTCTGGAAAACTTCAATGATGGAAAGGCCAACTGATGGGCGAGAGGTGGAGTGCCACGCCTCTGCCTGGGACTTCTACAACGGCAAGGACGTCAG GGTAAAGAAGTGCACTGAGGTGACCATAGAAGACCTGCTCTCCATCTTCCACCAGATGGGCCATATCCAGTACTTCTTGCAGTACAAGAACCTCTCTGTGATCTTCCGTGCAGGAGCCAACCCAGCCTTTGAAGAGGCCGTGGGGTCGATGGTCACCCTCTCGGCCTCCTCCCACAAATACCTGCTCAACAGAGGCCTGCTCAGCCACCAGTACCAGGACTCAG AGGAGGAGGTCAATTTCCTGATGGGCATCGCCCTGGAGAAGATCGCCTTTATCCCCTTCGCCTACCTGATGGACCTGTTTCGCTAGAAGGTCTTTGATGGCACCATCCGGAAGGACGTCTACAACCAGGAGTGGTGGAACTTGAG GTTGAAGTACCAGGGCCTGTGCCCCCCCATTCCTCAGACAGAGGATTACTTTGATCCTGGTGCCAAGTTCCACATTTCTGCCAGCATGCTCTACATACG GTACTTCATCAGCCTAGTACTCCAGTTCCAGTTCCACGACGCTCTGGCCTCAGGCCATGTGGGCCCATTGCACCGATGTGACAGCTGTAACTCCAAGATAGCTGAGAAGCTCCTGGA GGATGTCCTAAAGCTGGGCTCAAGCAAGCCCTGGCCAGAAGTCTTGCAGAAGATAACCGGGCAGGCCAAAGTGTCTGCAAAGGCCCTCATGACTTACTTCAAGCCCCTCTTGAACTGGCTGGTCACTGAGAATGTGCGGCAGGGGGAGATCCTGGGCTGGCCAGACTTCAGCTGTACCTTTGAAG agaaagacacagacaagGTGACATTTCTGAGTCTGGAGCTGGATGCTGACCAGGCCAAATTTGGGCAGTGGGTGCTGCTGGCCCTCAGCTTTGTCATGTTCCTGGTGGCCCTACTGCTGGCCTGCAGGCTGTACTCCCTGGAAAAAAGGTCATTGTCCCAGAACACCAAGGCACAGAACACCGGTTCACAGGACTCCAGTGCACTCAAGACACAGCCCAAGGCCTACTTCCTGGGGATAGCCATAGAGCCCTGCCTGGTTGCCAAAAGACAGTGGATCCTGCTGGGCCTCTGCCTCATCCTGACGCTGTGCTCAATCAGCCTGATCATTCAAATTCTCACACAGCACAACAGGAAGCCTCTGTGGATGAGAGCTGAATGGTGGAGCTGGGACTAG